The DNA segment CCTCAAaactttttgtttttcctttttttaatatttttaataaataaaaaagttaaaatgtcTAATAATAGGTTGCCTCTCACTCAAAGATTTTTATAGtctttattttgaagttttgaattttttgggttaGTTTCAAGGTAAATGAGAACTTGTTGAAAAACAAGTCTCAACATCTTCATCACTCATCTCGAACCAGATGCCCACAAAGCTGTTATGGTTTTTCCTCCTTTGgttctttgttcttcttgctTCTTGATAGTAGCACTAATCTGATCCACTCGCAGCTCTAGACTCTCATGTCAGTTGCTACCCTAACTAATCATGTTGTTgattattttacattatttgTCTTTTAGTGAAAAGGTAATTTggacacattattttaaaaagaattccCACAAATACAATGTGTCTTATAATGTACCTCAAAgacaaaatatgatttttggTGCATTTTTTTTCACAAGACAATATGTTCATTTTTTCTAAGAactgattatataatttatcgtcaaacaaattttaaattatcgAAGGTAAACTAAGAATCTATGGTTTTTTGACACgttattttcaaaacaattttCAGATGttaatttcatgtttttttaagaactttaaatttcattaaagtcTGTAGATTTAAGATTTTGTTGACCTTAACTTTTGTTAAATTAAATACCATTTTAAGTTTTGTTGATTTTGAATACCATGACAAACCAGACTTTTCAAACATGAAATCTTAGAAGTTGTTGACTTATAAGATTTAAATGACTCCATTTGATTCTATCAGTTTTCTTTTTAGTTAATAAATTATTCTTACAAGGGAATATACATGTATTATGctcaaaaaaatcttaaattataattttgtatggTATCAGAAGTTTTTAAGTTTTACTAAGattttattgattttgaaaaattcatctATATAAACAACGATCATTCTTAGATTATTAGctatacaaaaaataaactcaaaagtaAAACCTTTTATCATAAGATGAAGTCTTCAAAATTGCATTTTGTTGTTCTTCTCATCATCATTTCTTTCATTCTTAATATTCAATCTGCTAGTAAGTATTCTTATGTTTATATACaacaaaatgttttgttttcctcctatatgtatatataactgTGTGTATATACCAAAAATCTGTTTATAGTtatcattattttataatataattactaAGATATTATGGCAATCATATTAACCAGGAATTCTCGATGATTCATCAAGCGATTGTGAATTCAAAGGACCTTGTCAAAAGAAGACAGATTGTTACGAGAGATGTGGAGTAGGAAAACCACCCTTCAAAATTGCTTTGTGTGAACCTTATGGAAATTCACGTGTATGTTGTTGTATCTAATTATTAATAGCCTCATTTGATAGAAGTTATGTCTTTTAGTTTTATctgaaagaaaatatatatagcaatATGATATGCTTACACATAACTACATTTTTACTTACACTTTGGATGTATTTCAACATATATCAAATTACATATCTTCAATATATGGAGGGTTATAGATAAATCAAATTATGGATGATTCATCAAGCAATTGATA comes from the Brassica napus cultivar Da-Ae chromosome A7, Da-Ae, whole genome shotgun sequence genome and includes:
- the LOC111199426 gene encoding putative defensin-like protein 270 → MKSSKLHFVVLLIIISFILNIQSARILDDSSSDCEFKGPCQKKTDCYERCGVGKPPFKIALCEPYGNSRVCCCI